In a genomic window of Variovorax paradoxus:
- a CDS encoding FAD-binding oxidoreductase, whose amino-acid sequence MATSTLPPSLWAATAPAAPPTPPLAGSQRADVLIVGAGFTGLSAALHLAEAGTKVCVLEAHEPGWGASGRNGGQVNPTLKQDPDELVRTYGAARAEPLIDAVSRSADLVFKLIERHGIDCQPVRKGWLQVAYSPRHLAAMHARAEQWARRGAATQMLDRADVAARLGTQAFAGGWLDGRAGGIQPLAYTRGLVRAAQAAGASVHGGSAVSSLERRGTQWHATTASGASVVADQVLIATNGYTGGLWPGLSRTVLAANSFIVATEPLQGAAAHAILPGGETASTSQRLLLYFRKDAQGRLLMGGRGHFADPAGPADFAHLERSLALLYPQLGPLRYQYRWAGRIAVTRDFMPHVHTPAPGLTIALGYNGRGIALATSMGRHVAARLMQPGADFPYPVTPLQPIPLHRLQRFYIAAGVAWYSLLDRFA is encoded by the coding sequence ATCGCGACATCGACACTGCCTCCTTCGCTGTGGGCCGCCACCGCGCCAGCGGCACCGCCGACGCCGCCGCTGGCGGGTTCGCAGCGCGCCGACGTGCTGATCGTGGGCGCCGGCTTCACGGGCCTGTCGGCCGCGCTGCACCTGGCCGAGGCCGGCACCAAGGTCTGCGTGCTCGAGGCGCACGAGCCGGGCTGGGGCGCCTCGGGGCGCAACGGCGGCCAGGTCAATCCCACGCTCAAGCAGGACCCCGACGAACTGGTGCGGACCTACGGCGCCGCGCGCGCCGAGCCGCTGATCGACGCGGTTTCGCGCTCGGCCGACCTGGTGTTCAAGCTGATCGAGCGCCACGGCATCGACTGCCAGCCGGTGCGCAAGGGCTGGCTGCAGGTGGCCTATTCGCCCAGGCACCTCGCCGCCATGCATGCGCGCGCCGAGCAATGGGCGCGGCGCGGCGCCGCCACGCAGATGCTCGACCGCGCCGATGTGGCGGCGCGCCTGGGCACCCAAGCCTTCGCGGGCGGCTGGCTCGACGGCCGCGCCGGCGGCATCCAGCCGCTGGCCTACACGCGCGGGCTGGTGCGCGCCGCGCAGGCGGCGGGCGCATCGGTGCACGGCGGCAGCGCGGTCAGCTCGCTCGAGCGCCGCGGTACGCAGTGGCACGCGACCACGGCCAGCGGCGCGAGCGTGGTCGCCGACCAGGTGCTGATCGCCACCAACGGCTACACCGGCGGCCTGTGGCCCGGCCTCTCGCGCACCGTGCTCGCGGCCAACAGCTTCATCGTGGCCACCGAGCCGCTGCAGGGCGCGGCCGCGCACGCCATCCTGCCGGGCGGCGAGACCGCGTCGACCTCGCAGCGCCTGCTGCTGTACTTCCGCAAGGACGCGCAGGGCCGGCTGCTGATGGGCGGGCGCGGCCACTTCGCCGATCCGGCGGGACCGGCCGACTTCGCGCACCTCGAGCGCTCGCTCGCCCTGCTGTATCCGCAACTCGGGCCGCTGCGCTACCAGTACCGCTGGGCCGGCCGCATCGCCGTCACGCGCGACTTCATGCCGCATGTGCACACGCCCGCGCCGGGCCTCACGATCGCGCTGGGCTACAACGGGCGCGGCATCGCGCTGGCCACCAGCATGGGCCGGCACGTGGCGGCGCGGCTGATGCAGCCCGGGGCGGATTTCCCGTACCCGGTGACGCCGCTCCAGCCGATTCCGCTGCATCGACTGCAGCGCTTCTACATCGCGGCCGGCGTGGCCTGGTACAGCCTGCTCGATCGATTCGCTTGA
- a CDS encoding nuclear transport factor 2 family protein: protein MAIDTLSTWHQLVQTRDAAGLDILLDEGAVFHSPVVHKPQIGKEITRRYLAAAFEVFFNPSFRYVREVKAERDAVLEFEVELDGIVVNGVDMIRWNDAGKITEFKVMLRPLKAVNLIHQKMAAQLQAAQPPQA from the coding sequence ATGGCGATCGACACGCTTTCCACCTGGCACCAGCTCGTGCAGACGCGCGACGCGGCAGGGCTCGACATCCTGCTCGACGAGGGCGCCGTCTTCCATTCGCCGGTGGTGCACAAGCCGCAGATCGGCAAGGAGATCACGCGCCGCTACCTGGCCGCGGCCTTCGAGGTCTTCTTCAACCCGAGCTTCCGCTACGTGCGCGAAGTGAAGGCCGAGCGCGACGCGGTGCTCGAGTTCGAGGTGGAGCTCGACGGCATCGTGGTCAACGGCGTCGACATGATCCGCTGGAACGACGCGGGCAAGATCACCGAGTTCAAGGTGATGCTGCGCCCGCTGAAGGCCGTGAACCTGATCCACCAGAAGATGGCGGCGCAGCTGCAGGCCGCGCAGCCACCTCAGGCCTGA
- a CDS encoding DUF3883 domain-containing protein translates to MDKEVDPKVLAVIDEMRLSGPRLTPVDIVAKMGVFDAREKASDHAWLATGDNVIATIWGEYVNLGEGGRWFCLESLDVQFRPGGGPRSAFQSQRAADRLALLKRTFDAGQDFRAVVQTNRIAIGEIETNRSAKVSTRVRDDAEWHVASWEPERKFAVLVRGPRGWVPDEAAIQAARAKGNVPDEVAVGADGAAKLGSAEAVQEAAMDYVMRHFKGYGYNAEDVRSQKTGYDIVVSNSKGATLLKVTVKGTASGFPTFRLTREEQLSSVGEPLWRLLVVSDVATPTAAHKIYKPTEMTQAPGFEPL, encoded by the coding sequence ATGGACAAGGAAGTCGACCCCAAAGTACTCGCCGTCATCGATGAGATGCGCCTCTCCGGCCCCCGGCTCACGCCGGTCGACATCGTCGCCAAGATGGGTGTGTTCGACGCGCGCGAGAAGGCCTCGGACCACGCCTGGCTCGCCACCGGCGACAACGTGATCGCCACCATCTGGGGCGAGTACGTCAACCTCGGCGAGGGCGGGCGCTGGTTCTGCCTCGAGTCGCTCGACGTGCAGTTCCGCCCCGGCGGCGGCCCGCGCTCCGCGTTCCAGTCGCAGCGCGCCGCCGACCGCCTCGCGCTGCTCAAGCGCACCTTCGACGCCGGCCAGGATTTCCGCGCCGTGGTGCAGACCAACCGCATCGCCATCGGCGAGATCGAGACCAACCGCAGCGCCAAGGTCTCGACGCGCGTGCGCGACGACGCCGAATGGCATGTCGCGAGCTGGGAGCCCGAGCGCAAGTTCGCGGTGCTGGTGCGCGGCCCGCGCGGCTGGGTGCCCGACGAGGCCGCGATCCAGGCCGCGCGCGCCAAGGGCAACGTGCCCGACGAGGTCGCGGTCGGTGCCGACGGCGCGGCGAAGCTGGGCTCGGCCGAGGCCGTGCAGGAGGCCGCCATGGACTACGTGATGCGCCACTTCAAGGGCTACGGCTACAACGCCGAGGACGTGCGCAGCCAGAAGACCGGCTACGACATCGTGGTGTCGAACTCGAAGGGCGCGACCCTGCTCAAGGTCACGGTCAAGGGCACGGCCTCGGGCTTCCCGACCTTCCGCCTCACGCGCGAGGAGCAGCTGAGCTCGGTCGGCGAGCCGCTGTGGCGCCTGCTGGTGGTGTCCGACGTGGCGACCCCCACGGCCGCGCACAAGATCTACAAGCCCACCGAGATGACGCAGGCGCCGGGCTTCGAGCCGCTCTGA
- a CDS encoding glycoside hydrolase: MTHDSLDAPSLALVDACSQASLALLEANLTPHGILAASRTEAAVARRYTRIFGRDAAICVMAMCGSGVPALEQGAVASLDALAAQQAANGQIPKYVDPEGQDADFWYLGCIDATLWWLIAVDHVRRHGQVGATHWADGVQRAIGWLLAQEHQHFRLLQQNEASDWADIMPRSGYVLYTNALWFDVKRRFAIAQADETRHHFNHLFNPFQRDLPEYHRARLLQHYARRGRRDPGLYLSFVNLAVVGDEGDVFGNVLAIQAGLADEAMAHSIVNTIEGARASDPYPVRVVLHPLSPQHELWRAYMGRHRQNLVHQYHNGGIWPFVGGFWAMALAKLGLEAEGWAELAKLARANELDGWRFTEWFHGRTLAPMGMAGQSWNAATFVLARRALEGDATAW, from the coding sequence ATGACCCACGATTCCCTCGACGCCCCTTCGCTCGCGCTCGTCGATGCCTGCAGCCAGGCCTCGCTCGCGCTGCTCGAAGCCAACCTCACGCCGCACGGCATCCTGGCCGCGAGCCGCACCGAGGCCGCGGTGGCGCGGCGCTACACGCGCATCTTCGGGCGCGACGCCGCGATCTGCGTGATGGCGATGTGCGGCAGCGGCGTGCCGGCGCTCGAGCAGGGCGCGGTCGCGAGCCTCGACGCGCTCGCGGCGCAGCAGGCGGCCAATGGGCAGATCCCGAAGTACGTCGACCCCGAGGGCCAGGACGCCGACTTCTGGTATCTGGGCTGCATCGACGCCACGCTCTGGTGGCTGATCGCGGTGGACCATGTGCGCCGCCATGGCCAGGTGGGCGCCACGCACTGGGCCGACGGCGTGCAGCGCGCGATCGGCTGGCTGCTGGCGCAGGAGCACCAGCACTTCCGGCTGCTGCAGCAGAACGAGGCCAGCGACTGGGCCGACATCATGCCGCGCTCGGGCTACGTGCTCTACACCAACGCGCTGTGGTTCGACGTCAAGCGCCGCTTCGCGATCGCGCAGGCCGACGAGACCCGGCACCACTTCAACCACCTGTTCAACCCGTTCCAGCGCGACCTGCCCGAATACCACCGCGCGCGGCTGCTGCAGCACTACGCGCGGCGCGGCCGGCGCGATCCGGGCCTGTACCTGAGCTTCGTCAACCTCGCGGTGGTGGGCGACGAGGGCGACGTGTTCGGCAACGTGCTGGCGATTCAGGCCGGGCTGGCCGACGAGGCGATGGCGCACAGCATCGTCAACACCATCGAGGGCGCGCGCGCGAGCGATCCCTACCCGGTGCGCGTGGTGCTGCATCCGCTGTCGCCGCAGCACGAGCTGTGGCGCGCCTACATGGGCCGGCACCGGCAGAACCTGGTGCACCAGTACCACAACGGCGGCATCTGGCCCTTCGTGGGCGGCTTCTGGGCGATGGCGCTCGCGAAGCTGGGGCTCGAGGCCGAGGGCTGGGCCGAGCTCGCGAAGCTGGCGCGCGCCAACGAGCTCGACGGCTGGCGCTTCACCGAGTGGTTCCATGGCCGCACGCTGGCGCCGATGGGCATGGCGGGCCAGAGCTGGAATGCCGCCACCTTCGTGCTGGCGCGGCGTGCGCTCGAGGGCGACGCCACGGCCTGGTGA
- a CDS encoding SMI1/KNR4 family protein, which produces MLERSAAHFPQFSRLAPDFDLEDVQPPASDAEIAALEQSLGVPLPESYKQLLRCSRGFMLMGGVVQFGDQHPFFHEFEPLDRLGEAQRAVVQRRGGNWPPPSNGMLCFAEFFMEADGDQVLFDVSQGLVDGEYPVVYYAHAASPASVRVLAPSFAAFMEAFLRYEEFADEDDE; this is translated from the coding sequence ATGCTCGAACGCAGCGCAGCCCACTTCCCCCAGTTCTCCCGCCTCGCACCCGACTTCGATCTCGAGGACGTGCAGCCGCCGGCCTCCGACGCCGAGATCGCCGCACTCGAGCAATCGCTGGGCGTGCCGTTGCCGGAGTCCTACAAGCAACTGCTGCGCTGCAGCCGCGGCTTCATGCTGATGGGCGGTGTCGTGCAGTTCGGCGACCAGCATCCTTTCTTCCACGAGTTCGAGCCGCTCGATCGGCTCGGCGAGGCGCAACGCGCCGTGGTCCAGCGCCGCGGCGGCAACTGGCCGCCGCCGTCGAACGGCATGCTGTGCTTCGCGGAGTTCTTCATGGAGGCCGACGGCGACCAGGTGCTGTTCGACGTGAGCCAGGGGCTGGTCGATGGCGAGTACCCGGTCGTCTATTACGCGCATGCCGCGTCGCCGGCCTCGGTGCGCGTGCTCGCGCCTTCGTTCGCCGCGTTCATGGAAGCCTTCCTGCGCTACGAGGAATTCGCCGACGAAGACGATGAATGA
- a CDS encoding DUF4145 domain-containing protein has protein sequence MSETSSLLYCYRCEENTNHQFVFSHDFAFRYLDAEGFVMWEPAVYSGLSCTTCTDLAIYIHSSLHVVGADSKYGELVYPKNREIYEGLPRRVAQAYKEALKVKRVSKIAFSLMGRRVVEEIAKDQGCSVSNLAEALNQLALTGKLSPWLSEAAEVVRKIGNAAAHDGFAEFNEHHVDLIDELLYELVDNLYRGPSFLHTYRNMLEI, from the coding sequence ATGTCAGAAACCTCCAGTTTGCTGTACTGCTATCGGTGCGAGGAGAACACAAATCACCAATTTGTGTTCTCCCATGATTTTGCTTTTCGATATCTGGATGCAGAAGGTTTTGTAATGTGGGAGCCGGCGGTCTATTCCGGGCTTTCGTGTACCACCTGCACGGATCTTGCGATCTATATTCACTCAAGCCTCCATGTCGTTGGAGCCGATTCCAAATACGGAGAACTGGTCTATCCGAAGAATCGCGAAATCTATGAGGGCCTGCCCCGTAGGGTTGCCCAAGCGTACAAGGAGGCGCTGAAAGTCAAGCGTGTGTCGAAGATTGCCTTTTCGCTTATGGGGCGGCGAGTGGTTGAGGAGATTGCCAAGGATCAGGGATGTTCGGTCAGTAACTTGGCCGAAGCGCTTAATCAGTTGGCATTGACGGGAAAGTTATCTCCGTGGCTTTCGGAGGCGGCAGAAGTGGTTCGAAAAATCGGAAATGCTGCGGCACATGACGGCTTTGCGGAGTTCAACGAGCATCATGTCGATCTCATAGACGAGTTGCTTTATGAGCTTGTAGATAACTTGTACCGCGGCCCCTCTTTTCTTCATACCTACCGAAACATGCTCGAGATCTAG